The Actinomycetota bacterium sequence GGAATTTTGACCATTTTGTAAGAAGTCTTCCCCGTGATTGTCTTTAGAGTCAAGGAAGTTACATCAACACCAGCATATTCAAATACTCCTTTGGTAACTCTTAAGGATGGATTATTACGCCCTACAATGTAGCTCCGCAGGGAGTCAACGGATATATCCAATTTCGAGGCCACTTCAAGAAGTTTCTTCTGCTCATCTAGCTCAACCAACGTCCTCACAAGAATGTCCAAAACTTCTTGATCAGCTACATAAATTGTTGGATCATCGCTTAGAATTTCAAATGCGTTTATCTTGGCTTCTTGGCCCTGTACATTGATAACTCTAGGAACTACAATCCTATCTCCTACCTTGAGTTCAGCCGCCTTGACCCTTCGGATTTTCCAGTCATTCCCTACTACGTGATATTCATGCATCTCGGTGGTCTCAGATATCCTGCCGCTTCTGGTAGCGACTTTGATTGTCCTTGGGGAAATAGCTGAATAGAGCAAGTTGGGCTTCTGTGAGGCAAAACTAATTCCATCAAAAGTAATTACCTCTGGGAGGCTTTCGGATTCTATAACACTTTCAAGTGCTCCTCCATCAAAAAACATGACCTGCTTTTCCACTAAAGAATGCCTGCCATAAAGCTCCTCTATGGAAATTATTTCTCCATCGGCAAGCAATACAGGGGTATCTCCTGAAACACACTTGCCACTGCCGAAGGGTCCGGGGACGCAGGCTGTTCCGCCTTTAGCTACGGGGAAGAAGGCATCCACCACCCGTTGTCCCGTTACCAATGGGATATCTGGGGGTAGCTTTTCCTTATAGGGACGGGGTCTTCTAACGGGCCATCTTTGGAGCATTTTGATGGGATGCTCTTTGCCATCCTCGGATATCACGATGGCCACGGTATCCTCTACGGTAAACTCGCCCGAATATATTCCCTTGATCGTGCCTTCTATTCCCGGTGGGACCATGATGCGGTGTTCAATTATGGGAGTCTCCTGTACCACGCCTATTATATCTCCGGGAGAGACCTTATCGCCGGAGGAAACCTTGGGTACAAAGGTCCACTTCCTTGTCCTATCCAAACCCGGCTCCTCCACACCGCGAACCACGAAATCACCGATTTTGCTTCGGATGATATCCAGGGGACGTTGCACTCCATCATATATGGATTGAAGAAGCCCAGGTCCAAGCTCCACACTTAGGGGCTCACCGGTGTCATAGACGGGGTCTCCGGGACCCAATCCCACGGTCTCCTCATAAACCTGGATGGATGCAGTATCTCCCCTGAGTTCGATGATCTCCCCCATGAGCCTCTGATGACCCACTTTAACCAGGTCATACATCTTTGCACCCTCAAGGCCCTCGGCTACCACGAGGGGACCCGATACCTTTATGATCCTGCCTTCCCTCATTACTTATCCTCCTCGCCTTGGTGCCTCATCCTAGCTTTAGTTTCTATTCTTCACCATTTTTTGCCATTGGACAAGGTGCAAAAGCGCAGAGGCACCAATTATTCTTCCTCTTCTTTGGCCAGAATATCGACGCCAACCGCCTTTTCCACTATTCTTCTTAAGCGTTGCAAACCCAGACCGACGCCCCCAGTGGTTGGCGGTATCACCACCATCGCTGGTTTGAGCTCTTCCGCAACCTCTGCGAGCAAATCCTTTATCTCCAGATATACGGGCTCTGTGACGAAAAGCACGCCATAATCCCGATCTTTAATCCGAAGCCAAATATCCCTTGCTTCCTTCATATCCACAACGGGATAGGCGTCCAATCCCAGAGCCGTGAACCCCAAAACGGATGTTTTATCTCCAATTA is a genomic window containing:
- a CDS encoding V-type ATP synthase subunit F, translating into MSKVAIIGDKTSVLGFTALGLDAYPVVDMKEARDIWLRIKDRDYGVLFVTEPVYLEIKDLLAEVAEELKPAMVVIPPTTGGVGLGLQRLRRIVEKAVGVDILAKEEEE